A window of Chitinispirillum alkaliphilum genomic DNA:
TCAGGTAAGGGAAGAGCTTTTTGAGTACATTGAAGATTATTACAACTGTCAAAGGCTACACTCAACCTTAGGGTATTGTTCACCAATGGAATTTGAGAAACTGAAAAAAGTAAAATGTGCATAATTAACTGTCTACTTTTTCAAGGCAACATCAACTCTTATTTTGGTTGTCACTCTTATTTTGGTTGTCACTCTTATTTTGGTTGTCACTCTTATTTTG
This region includes:
- a CDS encoding Mobile element protein, whose product is MSRKGNCWDNAVSESFFRSLKTEWYYGNVLNDINQVREELFEYIEDYYNCQRLHSTLGYCSPMEFEKLKKVKCA